A stretch of Amycolatopsis balhimycina FH 1894 DNA encodes these proteins:
- a CDS encoding replication-relaxation family protein: MDVLQREALTVLYWHRLMSTEQVRRLVAPALSPVTVRAKLADLRRAGLADRITREHRPRTWHVTPVGAEAVEAAGTVDARAYRLPGTLVAHLLQEHTLDVVETGLAFVETARRRGDECGPLSWTPEVAHQFRDRAGDRRGVVIADAVLQYVLEEAGRRSQRTLFVELDRATMPVARLARKLVGYIRYHDHAPAGAGRKPVWRERYPRFPRVVIVLSGAEQPALERRLADLRAHAQAMPLVSTAAGRVDMIATTLPHLVGSGPLEPVAMPLLGDPRWVSVFGRLA, encoded by the coding sequence GTGGATGTCCTCCAACGCGAGGCTTTGACCGTCCTCTACTGGCACCGGCTGATGTCCACGGAGCAAGTCCGGCGGCTGGTGGCCCCGGCGCTATCCCCGGTCACCGTCCGCGCAAAGCTCGCCGACCTGCGCCGAGCCGGGCTGGCGGACCGCATTACGCGAGAGCACCGCCCCCGCACCTGGCACGTCACCCCGGTCGGCGCCGAGGCCGTCGAGGCGGCCGGGACGGTCGATGCCCGCGCCTATCGGCTGCCGGGCACCCTGGTCGCGCATCTGCTGCAGGAGCACACCCTCGACGTTGTCGAGACCGGTCTCGCTTTCGTCGAGACGGCTCGACGGCGCGGTGACGAGTGCGGACCCTTGTCCTGGACGCCGGAGGTCGCCCACCAGTTCCGCGATCGCGCGGGAGATCGGCGCGGCGTCGTGATCGCCGATGCCGTCCTGCAGTACGTGCTCGAGGAGGCTGGCCGGCGGTCTCAGCGGACGTTGTTCGTGGAGCTGGACCGGGCGACGATGCCGGTCGCTCGGCTGGCTCGCAAGCTTGTCGGCTACATCCGCTACCACGACCACGCCCCAGCCGGGGCAGGTCGGAAGCCGGTATGGCGGGAGCGGTATCCCCGGTTCCCGCGGGTCGTGATCGTCCTCTCCGGTGCTGAGCAGCCGGCGCTCGAGCGCCGGCTCGCCGACCTGCGCGCCCATGCCCAGGCCATGCCCTTGGTGAGCACGGCCGCGGGACGAGTCGACATGATCGCGACGACCTTGCCCCACCTCGTGGGGAGTGGACCGCTGGAGCCCGTGGCCATGCCGCTGCTCGGCGACCCGCGGTGGGTCAGCGTGTTCGGCAGGCTGGCATGA
- a CDS encoding ParB/RepB/Spo0J family partition protein produces MTEVVAQFGLSPRLRQRRFALLPLRGEGTPFTELQGRLPGDATTPADLADLISSIASVGVLQPVLVEEIDPGDGTHPAMKLAAGERRLRACRWGAVNRPDNPHFAALPAVVCPGPLSDEERRIWQLVENLARESLRPGELAAALVLDRCAVLLGKLLAGGHAVPAEVYAIDDPIARFAAMERIRGSDKQCAAPWAEVLSRLGLQLSPRKARELVRAFAEMPREVAEEMDEAKVSLHTRIRFVELRRGREQAAQDIWAAVKNTGRTRLLPSALAAATADEDLTAEQALVEAERVQEQADAARADKLRAKPEAQVAAVDARLVERALAALRQLLLALVQGAELGEHDRGSVALLLDQLGDVIHKGGDA; encoded by the coding sequence ATGACCGAGGTCGTGGCACAGTTCGGGCTGTCACCGCGGCTGCGGCAACGTCGATTCGCGCTGCTGCCTCTGCGCGGCGAGGGCACGCCCTTCACCGAGTTGCAGGGCCGACTCCCTGGCGACGCCACGACGCCGGCAGACCTCGCGGACCTGATCTCCTCCATCGCCAGCGTCGGAGTCCTGCAGCCGGTGCTGGTCGAGGAGATCGACCCGGGCGACGGGACGCATCCGGCGATGAAGCTGGCCGCGGGGGAGCGGCGGCTGCGCGCGTGCCGGTGGGGCGCGGTCAACCGGCCGGACAACCCGCACTTCGCCGCGCTGCCCGCCGTGGTCTGCCCAGGGCCGCTGTCGGACGAGGAACGCAGGATCTGGCAGCTGGTCGAGAACCTCGCCCGGGAGAGCCTGCGGCCGGGCGAGCTCGCCGCCGCCCTGGTGCTCGACCGCTGTGCCGTCCTGCTGGGCAAGCTGCTGGCGGGCGGCCACGCCGTGCCGGCCGAGGTCTACGCCATCGACGACCCGATCGCACGCTTCGCCGCGATGGAACGCATCCGCGGCAGCGACAAGCAGTGCGCGGCGCCGTGGGCGGAAGTCCTGAGCCGGCTCGGCCTGCAGCTGAGCCCGCGCAAGGCCCGCGAACTGGTCCGGGCGTTCGCCGAGATGCCCCGCGAGGTCGCCGAGGAGATGGACGAGGCGAAGGTGTCCCTGCACACTCGTATCCGGTTCGTCGAGCTGCGCCGCGGACGGGAGCAAGCCGCCCAGGACATCTGGGCCGCAGTCAAGAACACCGGCCGGACCAGGCTGCTCCCGTCCGCGCTCGCCGCGGCCACAGCTGACGAAGATCTGACCGCGGAGCAAGCCCTGGTCGAAGCCGAGCGCGTCCAGGAGCAGGCCGACGCTGCGCGCGCCGACAAGCTCCGCGCCAAGCCTGAGGCGCAGGTCGCCGCAGTCGACGCCCGGCTCGTCGAGCGCGCTCTCGCTGCCCTCCGCCAGCTGCTTCTCGCGCTGGTCCAGGGCGCCGAGCTGGGGGAGCACGACCGCGGCTCGGTCGCGCTGCTGCTCGATCAGCTCGGCGACGTCATCCACAAGGGAGGGGACGCGTGA
- a CDS encoding DUF4417 domain-containing protein — MSTFLGMPTAPAARCDCRRCPWYVDAEPAVAIAPLCSGCNSDCAYCGCARSDCRACPIRCGSRTDIDAWMRDVGGTLEFDDLAVPASLPTSLPAFIPQVDGSGVAELDEVIRWPAYAVGLRRVFSPRTHALYPRWCDGRIAAEVLDVPDTTLTVLSGYGEDPLVEAFWTARHRDDLITRIADLRFGLVLAPNYSIYGNWPRAEHLINMRRSLIIAAEFAAAGIPTVPNLYWYRLEDLRRQADWVAETKPAAVAVNVQTVRENNNWQSWALPGLSWLAENLPPDAVVILTGLSRRDRIETALDLFGNRLVVISQNPAQYALHGAVMTADGRQDVHACIPDAFARSVRFMASLLPHRTVTAGGGL, encoded by the coding sequence GTGAGCACCTTCCTCGGTATGCCTACCGCGCCGGCCGCGCGCTGCGACTGCCGACGCTGCCCCTGGTACGTCGACGCCGAGCCTGCAGTCGCCATCGCGCCGCTGTGCTCCGGCTGCAACTCCGACTGCGCCTACTGCGGCTGCGCCCGCTCCGACTGCCGGGCCTGCCCGATCCGCTGCGGCTCCCGCACTGACATCGACGCCTGGATGCGCGACGTCGGCGGCACCCTGGAATTCGACGACCTCGCCGTTCCCGCCTCGCTGCCGACCTCGCTGCCGGCGTTCATTCCGCAGGTCGACGGCTCCGGCGTCGCTGAGCTCGACGAGGTTATCCGGTGGCCGGCGTACGCGGTCGGGCTACGGCGGGTGTTTTCTCCCCGTACTCATGCGCTCTACCCGCGCTGGTGCGACGGCCGGATCGCCGCCGAGGTCCTCGATGTCCCGGACACCACGTTGACCGTCCTCAGCGGATACGGCGAGGACCCGCTCGTCGAGGCCTTCTGGACGGCGCGGCACCGCGACGACCTGATCACCCGGATCGCCGACCTGCGATTCGGGCTCGTGCTGGCGCCCAACTACTCGATCTACGGCAACTGGCCCCGCGCCGAACACCTGATCAACATGCGCCGCTCGCTGATCATCGCCGCCGAGTTCGCCGCCGCCGGGATCCCGACCGTGCCGAACCTGTACTGGTACCGCCTCGAAGACCTGCGCCGCCAGGCCGACTGGGTCGCCGAAACCAAGCCTGCCGCCGTCGCGGTCAACGTCCAGACCGTGCGAGAGAACAACAACTGGCAGAGCTGGGCGCTGCCGGGCTTGTCCTGGCTGGCCGAGAACCTTCCACCGGACGCCGTGGTGATCTTGACCGGCCTGTCCCGGCGGGATCGCATCGAGACCGCGCTCGACCTGTTCGGTAACAGGCTCGTCGTGATCAGCCAGAACCCGGCGCAGTACGCCTTACACGGCGCGGTGATGACCGCCGACGGTCGCCAGGATGTTCACGCCTGCATTCCTGACGCCTTCGCCCGCTCCGTTCGCTTCATGGCTTCCCTGCTTCCGCACAGGACCGTCACCGCCGGGGGAGGCCTCTGA
- a CDS encoding N-6 DNA methylase, giving the protein MVYSKQTLSTKSTMIEGLDMNECKHRAGQGSASNPINAEAHALTLAVEVASAWHRGGGSDRPEIPLGIVATIAAAGLLVDRTADVAEGMKSASPDGFVDIARSLWAVTFSRHPALAMSVYPLLGWLFADAHEAPLKQIKATADAALRAGLLELTVTERRFDCDVLGPLVGALRSRTATKVNAQMYTPGDIACALTAVALDDLEPGQSFCDDAVGTGGLFRAAVCVVRSRGLDPADMSWFGADVDDLAIAAAAVNGLIWGLGPRVYLYVGDILTHPRWADEACARQATFLEEVKSLNKGIKVLDFLKTL; this is encoded by the coding sequence TTGGTTTACAGTAAGCAAACCTTGAGTACCAAGTCAACAATGATTGAGGGGCTCGACATGAACGAGTGCAAGCACCGTGCCGGTCAGGGATCGGCGAGCAACCCGATCAACGCCGAGGCTCACGCCCTGACCCTCGCCGTCGAGGTCGCCTCCGCCTGGCACCGAGGAGGCGGCTCCGACCGGCCAGAGATCCCGCTGGGAATCGTGGCGACCATCGCGGCCGCCGGGCTGCTGGTCGACCGAACCGCCGACGTGGCCGAGGGAATGAAGTCCGCCTCGCCCGACGGCTTCGTCGACATCGCCCGCAGCTTGTGGGCTGTGACCTTCAGCCGTCACCCGGCCCTGGCGATGTCGGTGTATCCGCTGCTCGGATGGCTCTTCGCCGACGCTCATGAGGCACCGCTGAAGCAGATCAAGGCGACCGCCGATGCCGCGTTGCGCGCAGGTCTGCTCGAGTTGACCGTCACCGAGCGTCGCTTCGACTGCGACGTGCTCGGACCGCTTGTCGGCGCACTGCGGTCCCGGACGGCGACGAAGGTCAACGCACAGATGTACACCCCCGGCGACATCGCGTGCGCGTTGACTGCGGTCGCACTCGACGACCTTGAGCCCGGCCAATCGTTCTGCGACGACGCTGTCGGCACCGGTGGGCTCTTCCGCGCCGCCGTGTGCGTCGTCCGTAGCCGCGGCCTCGACCCGGCCGACATGTCATGGTTCGGGGCCGACGTCGACGATCTCGCGATCGCGGCGGCCGCCGTCAACGGCCTGATCTGGGGCCTCGGCCCGCGGGTCTACCTCTACGTCGGCGACATCCTCACGCATCCACGGTGGGCCGACGAGGCATGTGCCCGCCAAGCCACGTTCCTCGAAGAGGTGAAGAGCCTGAACAAGGGGATCAAGGTGCTCGACTTCCTCAAGACGCTCTGA
- a CDS encoding UvrD-helicase domain-containing protein → MTYEPNDEQEDVINSVDPVLVVAGGAGTGKTTTAIAAARTYLEAADKQLRSTRAAAERACVRAPLLAHQRVLFLSFSRTAVAQIIDRAGDVIRPYGPRLEVATFHGFAWRIITSFGAHYGFPPPLTVLSSASVRVPGAPNGLTYPQLLPGARKLLSIPQVSDHYAGRYGLVICDEFQDTDGDEWQFFQLIAPRARRILLGDVNQSIYGGFKPGVDPLKRIASALAIPGARKIDLPPASHRDPTGVLPAAAEAARLRRFADPALRVAADSGRLTITQMTDDRGHGKVVDLARRARRQGHSVNIFTHTNVATTQLSDALTVAGLKHEQVGFGEAYGEALAAHSALVRYAIDDGMFPLRELAVYITATQGGKGIPPLAQQVLDPRGNPVLERAIAQLATDLRDAATPLDLGRLADTVTGAYARVGTFRGQETWTQAAQRTRNALLGRRGEVSPTAIVEDLGRLRDESLVGNLAGRRRPIQVMNLHQTKGREADTTILLLGTDEFYGRETEPYPDGSRLLYVVMTRARRQSHLVVPAVAHPLWRPLINVCRTNI, encoded by the coding sequence ATGACATACGAGCCCAACGACGAGCAAGAAGACGTCATCAACAGCGTCGATCCGGTCCTTGTCGTCGCTGGAGGGGCGGGGACCGGCAAGACTACGACGGCTATCGCGGCAGCTCGCACCTATCTGGAAGCGGCCGACAAGCAACTGCGGTCCACGCGCGCGGCCGCCGAACGGGCGTGCGTGCGTGCGCCCCTGCTCGCCCATCAGCGAGTTCTCTTCCTGTCATTCTCCCGTACCGCGGTCGCGCAAATCATCGATCGGGCGGGAGATGTCATCAGGCCTTACGGCCCTCGTTTGGAGGTCGCCACCTTCCACGGATTCGCCTGGAGGATCATCACGAGCTTTGGTGCGCACTACGGCTTCCCGCCTCCCTTGACGGTGTTGAGTTCGGCCAGCGTGCGTGTTCCTGGTGCGCCGAACGGCCTCACGTACCCGCAGCTGCTTCCCGGTGCGCGGAAGCTGTTGTCGATTCCGCAGGTGTCCGATCACTATGCTGGGCGATACGGACTCGTCATCTGCGACGAGTTCCAGGATACCGACGGCGATGAGTGGCAATTCTTCCAGCTGATTGCACCTCGGGCTCGCCGGATCCTTTTGGGCGATGTGAACCAGTCCATCTACGGCGGATTCAAGCCAGGGGTCGACCCGCTGAAGCGCATCGCGTCGGCGCTGGCCATTCCCGGGGCTCGCAAGATCGACCTGCCCCCGGCTAGCCACCGGGACCCCACAGGTGTCCTGCCGGCAGCCGCCGAGGCAGCAAGACTGAGACGTTTCGCGGATCCGGCCCTGCGCGTGGCCGCGGACTCCGGGAGGTTGACCATCACGCAGATGACCGATGACCGCGGTCATGGCAAAGTCGTCGATCTCGCTCGGCGAGCGCGGCGGCAAGGTCATAGCGTAAACATTTTCACCCACACGAACGTCGCGACCACCCAGCTGTCGGATGCACTCACCGTCGCCGGGCTTAAACATGAGCAGGTCGGCTTCGGAGAGGCCTACGGTGAAGCCTTGGCCGCTCATTCGGCACTGGTTCGGTATGCGATCGACGATGGCATGTTTCCGCTCCGAGAACTGGCGGTCTACATCACGGCCACGCAGGGCGGGAAGGGCATCCCGCCGCTTGCTCAGCAAGTGCTCGACCCTCGCGGCAACCCTGTCTTGGAACGAGCGATCGCTCAGCTCGCCACTGATCTGCGCGACGCAGCGACGCCGCTCGACCTTGGTCGTCTGGCTGACACCGTGACTGGTGCGTATGCCCGGGTCGGGACATTCCGCGGTCAGGAGACCTGGACACAGGCCGCCCAGCGAACGCGGAACGCGCTCCTGGGACGACGCGGCGAAGTCTCGCCTACTGCGATCGTCGAAGACCTGGGTCGCCTGCGTGACGAGTCGCTGGTGGGAAACCTTGCGGGGCGCCGACGCCCGATACAGGTCATGAACCTGCACCAGACAAAGGGGCGGGAGGCTGACACCACGATCTTGCTGCTGGGCACCGACGAGTTCTACGGGCGCGAAACCGAGCCGTACCCGGACGGATCGCGATTGCTTTACGTCGTCATGACCCGCGCTCGAAGGCAGTCCCATCTGGTCGTCCCGGCCGTCGCGCATCCTCTGTGGCGGCCGCTAATCAACGTCTGCCGGACGAACATCTGA
- the tnpC gene encoding IS66 family transposase: MQAGDGRPSYDELAALVVRQAAVIEELRVEVAALRAENAELRRQLGQNSRNSSKPPSSDSPFVKPAPKSLRRRSGRKPGGQSGHPGSTLAQVTDPHERVRHEPGPCSGCGADLAFAAEVGVERRQVFDLPPITVRVTEHQLIARRCECGTTTCGAAPAGVTAPVQYGPRITAIVLYLYVGQFLSKKRTATALAELFGTPISQGTVAAMTARAADGLTDFLTRLRDLIAAAAVAGFDETGLRVAGTLHWVHCARTEKYTLITCHPKRGRAGIDDAGVLGRFRGVAVHDAWAPYDTYLDADHQLCCAHALRELQAVTETVPPESPWCWATQVADALVAMQHLVAEAIAAGADAVDADALTIQIRRYRSAAQVGITQTADRVDALACKHNALARRLINRQDDYLRFTTDWRIPADNNGSERDIRMIKLRQKISGCLRTLAGAGQFCAIRSYLSTAAKHGHHFFDTLVTLAEGNPWLPAIP, translated from the coding sequence GTGCAGGCCGGGGATGGGCGTCCGTCGTATGACGAGCTTGCCGCCCTGGTGGTGCGGCAGGCGGCGGTGATCGAGGAGTTGCGGGTTGAGGTCGCTGCTTTGCGGGCCGAGAACGCTGAACTCCGGCGGCAGTTGGGGCAGAACAGCCGGAACTCGTCGAAGCCACCGTCATCGGATTCGCCGTTTGTGAAGCCGGCGCCGAAGTCGTTGCGGCGCAGGAGCGGCCGCAAGCCGGGCGGGCAGTCCGGGCATCCGGGGTCGACGCTGGCGCAGGTCACCGATCCGCATGAGCGAGTGCGGCATGAGCCCGGTCCTTGTTCCGGTTGTGGTGCGGATCTGGCCTTCGCGGCGGAGGTCGGGGTGGAGCGGCGGCAGGTGTTCGATCTGCCGCCGATCACGGTGCGGGTGACCGAGCACCAGCTCATCGCGCGCCGCTGTGAGTGTGGGACCACCACCTGCGGCGCAGCGCCGGCTGGGGTGACGGCGCCGGTGCAGTACGGGCCGCGGATCACCGCGATCGTCCTCTATCTGTATGTCGGGCAGTTCCTGTCGAAGAAACGCACCGCGACCGCGTTGGCTGAGCTGTTCGGTACCCCGATCTCGCAGGGCACGGTGGCAGCGATGACCGCACGCGCCGCCGACGGGTTGACCGACTTCCTGACCCGTCTGCGTGACCTGATTGCAGCGGCCGCAGTGGCCGGGTTCGACGAGACCGGGCTTCGCGTCGCCGGGACGCTGCACTGGGTGCACTGCGCCCGCACTGAGAAGTACACCCTGATCACGTGTCACCCCAAACGCGGCCGCGCGGGTATCGACGACGCCGGTGTGCTCGGTCGGTTCCGTGGGGTCGCCGTGCACGACGCGTGGGCACCGTATGACACCTACCTCGATGCCGACCATCAACTCTGCTGTGCCCACGCGCTGCGCGAATTGCAGGCCGTGACCGAAACCGTGCCGCCGGAGAGCCCATGGTGCTGGGCAACCCAGGTCGCTGACGCGCTCGTCGCGATGCAACACCTGGTGGCCGAGGCGATCGCCGCCGGTGCCGACGCGGTGGATGCCGACGCGCTGACCATCCAGATCCGCCGCTACCGTTCCGCCGCCCAGGTCGGGATCACCCAGACCGCCGATCGAGTGGATGCGCTGGCGTGCAAGCACAACGCACTCGCCCGCAGACTGATCAACCGGCAAGACGACTACCTCCGCTTCACCACCGACTGGCGGATCCCCGCCGACAACAACGGCTCCGAACGTGACATTCGCATGATCAAGCTGCGGCAGAAGATCTCCGGCTGCCTCCGTACCCTCGCCGGAGCCGGGCAGTTCTGCGCCATACGCAGCTACCTATCCACCGCAGCCAAACACGGCCACCACTTCTTCGACACCCTCGTCACACTCGCCGAGGGAAACCCCTGGCTGCCCGCAATTCCATGA
- a CDS encoding transposase, with the protein MARFTKSQCQPCPVRAKCTTSRDSARNVGFPPRELLELQLRNRAERQEPAWHKRYAVRSGIEGTICEFARGHGMRRCRYRGQAKTHLQHVLTAIAVNIERLSRQPPGDSASPRPPTAFQDYLDQQDIPRLRSWRAVN; encoded by the coding sequence GTGGCCCGCTTCACCAAGAGCCAGTGCCAACCCTGTCCGGTCCGAGCCAAGTGCACCACCTCCCGCGACTCCGCACGCAACGTGGGCTTTCCCCCACGAGAACTCCTCGAACTGCAGCTGCGCAACCGTGCCGAGCGGCAGGAACCGGCCTGGCACAAGCGTTACGCGGTGCGGTCGGGCATCGAGGGCACCATCTGCGAGTTCGCCCGCGGCCACGGCATGCGCCGTTGCCGCTACCGCGGGCAGGCCAAGACCCACCTGCAGCACGTACTCACCGCCATCGCCGTCAACATCGAACGCCTCAGCCGACAGCCTCCCGGCGACAGCGCGTCCCCACGGCCACCGACAGCCTTCCAGGACTACCTCGACCAGCAGGACATCCCACGCCTGCGCTCCTGGCGAGCCGTCAACTGA
- a CDS encoding multiubiquitin domain-containing protein produces the protein MSAIHTSADIDDPSGRHPGEQRTEFVFDVDGTTYEHNHPTITGAEIMAIAGISSSNGLIQILPDGTRKTIAPDETVHLVPGAQFKRRPRFKRG, from the coding sequence GTGTCAGCCATCCACACAAGTGCCGACATCGACGACCCCTCAGGGCGTCACCCCGGGGAACAGCGGACCGAGTTCGTGTTTGACGTCGACGGCACGACCTACGAGCATAACCATCCCACCATCACCGGTGCGGAGATCATGGCCATCGCAGGGATCAGCTCCAGCAACGGACTGATCCAGATCCTGCCGGACGGGACCCGCAAGACCATCGCGCCCGACGAGACGGTTCATCTGGTGCCCGGAGCGCAGTTCAAGCGCCGTCCGCGGTTCAAGCGGGGCTGA
- a CDS encoding E2/UBC family protein, whose amino-acid sequence MTEPNRLAVRLAQEETLLRQAYPGARIDRESLVVVLSGHQLPAGWSHRETDVLFQIPPNYPAGQPDNICARPDLTLANGGTPGNSQGVQVHAGKRWLQFSYYVDPGDWRPDADPAAGSNLAEYLTGALTRFQEAD is encoded by the coding sequence ATGACGGAGCCGAACAGGCTCGCGGTTCGCCTGGCGCAGGAGGAAACCTTACTGCGCCAGGCATACCCCGGAGCCCGCATCGATCGCGAGTCGCTCGTCGTCGTGCTCTCGGGCCATCAACTTCCAGCTGGCTGGTCGCACCGCGAGACCGACGTGCTCTTCCAGATTCCGCCGAACTATCCGGCAGGACAACCGGACAACATCTGCGCCCGGCCCGACCTGACCCTCGCGAACGGCGGGACCCCGGGCAACAGCCAAGGCGTCCAGGTCCACGCGGGAAAGCGGTGGCTGCAGTTCTCCTACTACGTCGATCCGGGCGACTGGCGACCGGATGCGGACCCGGCCGCGGGCAGCAACCTCGCCGAGTACCTGACTGGCGCTCTCACCCGATTCCAAGAAGCGGACTGA
- a CDS encoding ThiF family adenylyltransferase yields the protein MADVRFNRQLPLLGADAQASISSMRVALVGAGGTGSHAAVALAHLGFRNVLIFDDDLVETTNLNRMVTAEHADIGSPKNLVARRRMRAIDPLVWAHQLPGITVAGANPELHDVDLIIGCVDHDGPRHRLNQIAVDSRIPYLDIATGADDTAEPIALGGRVVFVLPGGPCLTCLEELDSAEVARWAKSADQQALDRRHGYGTGTANPSVVYLNGLTVNAALVELAAWLSGSRRPATWLDIDLVGSA from the coding sequence GTGGCCGATGTGCGGTTCAACCGCCAGCTTCCACTCCTGGGTGCCGACGCGCAGGCCTCGATCAGCAGCATGCGGGTCGCCCTCGTCGGCGCCGGCGGGACCGGGTCGCACGCCGCCGTCGCCCTTGCCCACCTCGGCTTCCGCAACGTACTGATCTTCGACGACGACCTGGTCGAAACGACCAACCTCAACCGTATGGTCACGGCCGAGCACGCTGACATCGGAAGTCCGAAGAACCTCGTCGCCCGGCGCCGGATGCGCGCGATCGACCCGCTAGTCTGGGCCCACCAGCTGCCGGGCATCACGGTCGCCGGCGCAAACCCCGAACTGCACGACGTAGACTTGATCATCGGATGCGTCGACCACGACGGTCCCCGGCACCGGCTCAATCAGATCGCGGTCGACTCCCGGATCCCCTACCTCGACATCGCCACCGGGGCCGACGACACCGCCGAGCCGATCGCACTCGGAGGACGGGTCGTGTTCGTCCTACCCGGCGGTCCATGCCTCACATGTCTCGAGGAACTGGACTCCGCCGAGGTCGCGCGCTGGGCGAAGTCCGCCGATCAACAGGCCCTCGATCGCCGGCACGGGTACGGAACTGGCACCGCCAACCCATCGGTTGTCTACCTCAACGGACTTACCGTCAACGCCGCGCTGGTCGAGCTCGCAGCATGGCTCTCCGGCTCACGACGGCCCGCGACGTGGCTCGACATCGACCTGGTCGGCAGTGCGTGA
- a CDS encoding restriction endonuclease — MSDLGLATEYENGVADVLAFLAGPDATVQRNVHLPGLRSKRKRQVDVLITTTVAGLGVTQVVVDCKRHGRAIDVPDVQSFYGFLEDVGVTGGVLIASSGYTGGAKEFAQQARGLKLEVLTIDELVTWQPPGTVHFDYEVPKDLVRAATLKLRRAGFRVAPTNEYEDISGGIVVIRVFRHFGTTNPTGEAQAGAGAKVIDALRAAGVDNPRNRANGQVVQGGTPGHRWIMTTYRGEPLVKVLAATEDELRQQLDDLAVGMLAHLPDAREHLAYLKPDDWPVTGLFAGWRHA; from the coding sequence ATGTCCGACCTTGGCCTGGCCACCGAGTACGAGAACGGCGTCGCGGACGTGCTGGCGTTCCTGGCCGGTCCCGATGCGACCGTCCAGCGCAATGTCCACCTGCCGGGTCTGCGAAGTAAGCGGAAGCGCCAGGTCGACGTGCTCATCACAACGACGGTGGCCGGGCTGGGAGTCACGCAGGTGGTCGTGGATTGCAAGCGTCACGGGCGAGCCATCGACGTTCCCGACGTGCAGTCGTTCTACGGCTTCCTGGAGGACGTCGGGGTGACCGGCGGAGTCTTGATTGCCAGCTCGGGGTACACCGGCGGCGCGAAAGAGTTCGCGCAGCAGGCGCGCGGTCTGAAGCTGGAAGTGCTCACCATCGACGAACTGGTCACGTGGCAGCCACCGGGAACCGTCCACTTCGACTACGAGGTCCCGAAGGACCTCGTCAGGGCCGCCACTCTGAAGCTCCGGCGCGCTGGATTCCGCGTTGCCCCTACCAACGAGTACGAGGACATCAGCGGCGGGATCGTCGTGATCCGGGTGTTCCGGCATTTCGGCACGACGAATCCCACCGGAGAAGCGCAGGCAGGGGCAGGCGCCAAAGTGATCGACGCGTTGCGTGCCGCAGGCGTGGACAATCCTCGCAATCGCGCCAATGGTCAGGTGGTTCAGGGCGGTACCCCGGGCCACCGGTGGATCATGACGACCTACCGGGGTGAACCGCTGGTCAAAGTCCTCGCCGCGACCGAAGACGAGTTGCGGCAGCAGCTCGACGACCTGGCTGTCGGCATGCTCGCTCACCTACCCGACGCCCGTGAACATTTGGCATACCTGAAGCCCGATGACTGGCCGGTGACCGGGCTTTTCGCCGGCTGGAGGCATGCCTGA